A region of Streptomyces sp. TG1A-60 DNA encodes the following proteins:
- the sepH gene encoding septation protein SepH translates to MPELRVVAVSNDGTRLVLKAADSTEYTLPIDERLRAAVRGDRPRLGQIEIEVESHLRPRDIQARIRAGATAEEVAQLAGIPVDRVRRFEGPVLAERAFMAERARKTPVRRPGENAAGPQLGEAVQERLLLRGAEKDTVQWDSWRRDDGTWEVLLVYCVASEPHSASWTYDPPRRLVQAVDDEARSLIGESDDLGTPEPSFPFVPRIARLPRDRPLDRQAERPVLPATAESDEETASERDSLTSILEAVPSYRGDLVVPELPAAEPQEESAEEVADEESAAPAASAGSAYADVLMPRSVNGHRDRLIGSTDRQAEADGVRPGRRAAVPSWDEIVFGTRRKKQE, encoded by the coding sequence ATGCCCGAACTGCGTGTCGTGGCCGTCTCCAATGACGGCACACGGCTGGTGCTGAAGGCTGCCGATTCCACGGAGTACACGCTTCCGATCGACGAACGGCTGCGTGCCGCCGTGCGCGGCGACCGCCCCCGCCTCGGTCAGATCGAGATCGAGGTGGAGAGCCATCTGCGCCCCCGTGACATCCAGGCGCGGATACGCGCGGGTGCCACGGCCGAGGAGGTCGCGCAGCTCGCCGGTATCCCCGTGGACCGGGTACGCCGGTTCGAGGGTCCCGTACTGGCCGAGCGCGCCTTCATGGCCGAGCGGGCCCGCAAGACGCCGGTCCGCCGCCCCGGCGAGAACGCCGCGGGGCCCCAGCTCGGCGAGGCCGTCCAGGAGCGGCTGTTGCTGCGCGGCGCCGAGAAGGACACCGTGCAGTGGGACTCGTGGCGCCGCGACGACGGCACCTGGGAAGTGCTGTTGGTGTACTGCGTCGCGAGTGAACCGCACTCGGCGAGCTGGACGTACGACCCGCCCCGTCGGCTCGTCCAGGCCGTCGACGACGAGGCGCGTTCGCTGATCGGCGAGTCCGACGATCTCGGCACGCCCGAGCCGAGTTTCCCGTTCGTGCCGAGAATCGCGCGACTGCCCCGTGACCGCCCCCTGGACCGTCAGGCGGAACGTCCCGTCCTGCCCGCAACGGCCGAGTCCGACGAGGAGACGGCGAGCGAGCGCGACTCGCTCACCAGCATTTTGGAGGCCGTCCCCAGCTACCGGGGCGACCTGGTCGTGCCCGAACTGCCCGCCGCCGAACCGCAGGAGGAATCCGCGGAGGAGGTGGCGGACGAGGAGTCCGCGGCGCCCGCCGCCTCGGCCGGCTCCGCCTACGCGGACGTCCTCATGCCGCGGTCGGTCAACGGCCACCGTGACCGGCTCATCGGCTCCACCGACCGCCAGGCCGAGGCCGACGGCGTCCGGCCGGGCCGTCGTGCGGCGGTGCCGAGCTGGGACGAGATCGTGTTCGGCACCCGACGCAAAAAGCAGGAGTAG